The Hymenobacter sp. GOD-10R genome includes a window with the following:
- a CDS encoding zinc-binding alcohol dehydrogenase family protein — MNTLVCEQPGQFAYEDRETPVAPEGYSLLKIRRIGICGTDLHAYEGTQPFFAYPRVLGHELAGEVVDVGAAEGFSAGEAVTFIPYFNCGTCIACRSGLPNCCTHINVAGVHIDGGMAEYLAVPSYALVHGEGLSFDELALVEPLAIGAHGVRRANVRAGEYVLVVGAGPIGLGIMEFARIAGAHVIAMDINEQRLAFCQEKLRVEHTVNALAPDVTEQLKQITNGDMPTVVIDATGSQRAINNAFQYLAHGGRYVLVGLQKGEISFSHPEFHKREATLMSSRNATREDFEHVIASMKAGHVDPTTYITHRVKFGQVQEEFASWLNPATGVIKAMVELE, encoded by the coding sequence ATGAATACTCTCGTTTGTGAACAGCCCGGGCAATTTGCTTATGAAGACCGGGAGACGCCGGTGGCCCCAGAAGGCTATAGCTTGTTGAAAATTCGTCGTATCGGCATTTGTGGCACCGATTTGCACGCGTACGAAGGCACCCAGCCATTTTTTGCCTACCCACGTGTGCTGGGTCACGAGCTAGCTGGCGAAGTAGTCGATGTTGGTGCGGCGGAAGGATTTTCCGCCGGCGAGGCCGTCACGTTTATTCCGTACTTCAACTGCGGCACTTGCATTGCCTGCCGGTCGGGGCTGCCCAATTGCTGCACGCACATCAACGTGGCGGGCGTACATATCGACGGCGGCATGGCCGAATACCTCGCGGTACCCTCGTATGCATTGGTGCATGGCGAAGGGCTAAGCTTTGATGAGCTAGCACTAGTGGAGCCATTAGCCATCGGCGCCCACGGCGTACGGCGGGCCAACGTACGTGCTGGCGAGTACGTGCTAGTCGTGGGAGCAGGGCCTATTGGGCTCGGAATTATGGAGTTTGCTCGTATTGCCGGCGCCCACGTTATTGCGATGGATATCAACGAGCAGCGCCTCGCTTTCTGTCAGGAAAAGCTGCGCGTAGAGCACACCGTAAATGCGCTGGCACCCGACGTTACCGAGCAGTTGAAGCAGATTACCAACGGCGACATGCCTACCGTCGTCATTGATGCGACCGGCAGCCAGCGCGCCATCAATAATGCATTTCAATACCTAGCTCACGGCGGGCGCTACGTGCTAGTGGGTTTGCAGAAAGGGGAAATTAGCTTCTCACACCCAGAGTTTCACAAGCGCGAAGCCACGCTCATGAGCAGCCGCAACGCCACCCGCGAAGACTTTGAACACGTGATTGCCTCCATGAAAGCTGGCCACGTGGACCCTACCACGTACATCACGCACCGGGTGAAATTTGGGCAGGTGCAGGAGGAATTTGCCAGCTGGCTCAATCCCGCAACAGGCGTCATCAAGGCAATGGTGGAGCTAGAGTAA
- a CDS encoding SDR family oxidoreductase — MDLQLRDKVIIVTGGAKGIGEGISQVLAREGAIPVVIGRNEKDNQHAVAGIEAAGGKAWQVAAELANPTACQQAVAAVIAQFGRIDGLVNNAGVNDGVGLESGDYEAFMASLHKNVVHYYLMAHHALPELKKSKGAILNITSKTAETGQGNTSAYAAANGGRNALTREWAVELLKYGIRVNAIVVAECWTPAYETWIQTLPNPEEKLREITSKIPLENRMTTAEEIANTTAFLLSACSSHTTGQIIHVDGGYVHLDRALANA; from the coding sequence ATGGATTTACAACTGCGTGATAAAGTAATTATCGTGACCGGCGGGGCAAAAGGAATTGGCGAAGGCATCAGCCAAGTACTAGCCCGCGAAGGCGCCATTCCGGTCGTAATTGGCCGCAACGAAAAAGACAACCAGCACGCGGTAGCCGGCATTGAAGCCGCGGGCGGCAAAGCGTGGCAAGTGGCCGCAGAGCTAGCTAACCCTACTGCCTGCCAGCAAGCGGTAGCAGCGGTAATAGCCCAGTTCGGCCGCATCGACGGGCTGGTGAACAACGCCGGCGTAAACGACGGCGTGGGCTTAGAAAGCGGCGACTACGAAGCCTTCATGGCGAGCCTGCACAAGAACGTGGTGCATTATTACCTCATGGCCCACCACGCTTTGCCTGAGCTGAAAAAGTCGAAAGGCGCCATTCTCAACATCACGTCCAAAACCGCGGAAACGGGCCAGGGCAACACCTCGGCCTATGCGGCGGCCAACGGTGGTCGCAATGCCCTCACCCGCGAGTGGGCCGTGGAGTTGCTCAAGTATGGCATTCGCGTGAATGCCATTGTAGTGGCCGAATGCTGGACGCCCGCCTACGAAACCTGGATCCAAACCCTGCCCAACCCTGAGGAAAAGCTGCGCGAGATTACCAGCAAAATTCCCCTGGAAAACCGCATGACCACGGCCGAAGAAATTGCCAACACCACGGCGTTTCTGCTGTCGGCGTGCTCCAGCCACACCACCGGCCAGATCATCCACGTCGATGGCGGCTACGTGCACCTCGACCGCGCGTTAGCAAACGCCTAG
- a CDS encoding amidohydrolase family protein, producing the protein MTIKIDSHQHFWQFDPVRDGWITDEMAVIRRDCLPPDLAPILQRHGFAGSVVVQSDQSEAENEFQLRNAAAHAFIKGVVGWVDLRADNITERLAYYQQFEKLKGFRHVLQGEADRALMLTPNFKRGIGALRQFGYTYDILIFPDQLRYAAELVASFPDQPFVLDHIAKPYIKDQKLEGWEQDIRALAAHENVWCKVSGMVTEADWHHWQSADFRPYLDVVFDAFGADKVMFGSDWPVCEVAGGYDRMLGLAHNYLGSFSAAEQAQFWGGNATGFYKL; encoded by the coding sequence ATGACTATTAAAATCGATTCCCACCAACATTTCTGGCAGTTCGACCCGGTGCGCGACGGCTGGATCACGGACGAGATGGCCGTGATTCGCCGCGACTGTCTGCCGCCAGACCTAGCTCCCATTTTGCAGCGCCACGGCTTCGCTGGCTCAGTTGTCGTGCAGTCGGACCAATCGGAGGCGGAAAACGAGTTCCAGCTACGCAATGCCGCGGCTCATGCGTTTATCAAAGGCGTGGTAGGATGGGTGGATTTACGAGCTGACAATATCACCGAGCGCTTGGCTTATTACCAGCAGTTCGAAAAGCTGAAGGGCTTCCGCCACGTGTTGCAAGGCGAAGCTGACCGGGCGCTGATGCTCACGCCTAACTTCAAGCGCGGCATTGGCGCGTTGCGGCAGTTCGGCTACACCTACGACATTCTCATCTTTCCCGATCAGCTTCGTTACGCCGCCGAACTGGTAGCTAGCTTTCCCGATCAGCCCTTTGTCCTCGACCACATAGCCAAACCCTATATCAAGGACCAAAAGTTGGAAGGTTGGGAGCAGGATATTCGGGCGCTGGCAGCCCACGAAAACGTGTGGTGTAAAGTGTCGGGCATGGTGACGGAAGCCGACTGGCACCACTGGCAGTCCGCTGATTTTCGACCGTATCTGGATGTGGTGTTCGATGCTTTTGGCGCCGATAAAGTAATGTTTGGCTCCGACTGGCCCGTGTGCGAAGTGGCCGGCGGCTACGACCGTATGCTCGGGTTGGCGCACAATTACCTAGGTAGCTTTTCTGCCGCAGAGCAAGCGCAATTTTGGGGTGGCAACGCCACCGGTTTTTACAAGCTTTAA